In Chaetodon auriga isolate fChaAug3 chromosome 7, fChaAug3.hap1, whole genome shotgun sequence, a genomic segment contains:
- the LOC143323673 gene encoding arsenite methyltransferase, with product MATGDDVRENVKKYYGTLLETSCDVQTSAPSCSVPRSPLPKSVKDALSQVHPEVTKKFFGCGLPFPAKLEGCRVLDLGSGYGRDSFAYSKLVGPSGHVTGIDMTEDLVTASRQYIEYHQNKFGYKEPNVTFVLGYMEKLNEAGIQDNSMDVLLSNCVICLCADKKAVLQQAYNALKEGGELYFSDMYASKVIPDHMKKDPLLWGEGMGGSLFWKDLISLAHSVGFSTPHLVSSSCIVVYNNELKAKAGDINYSSSTYRLFKLPKSRVMTQATVTYKGTVADFPDQLDFDSSHCFKKDVAVEVNGTMATILQSSRFSPDFKIEISDKPDTSSSESTPQYCHLDPFLLAEKLGYSVAQCSKTKKEGCC from the exons ATGGCGACTGGTGACGACGTGCGGGAAAACGTGAAG AAGTACTATGGCACCCTATTGGAGACCAGCTGTGATGTGCAAACAAGTGCCCCCTCCTGCAGTGTGCCCCGCAGCCCATTGCCCAAAAGTGTCAAAGATGCACTAAGCCAGGTTCACCCGGAGGTGACCAAAAA ATTCTTTGGCTGCGGCCTTCCCTTTCCAGCGAAGCTTGAGGGCTGCAGAGTCCTGGACCTCGGCAGCGGCTATGGCAGAGACTCTTTCGCCTACAGTAAACTGGTTGGACCAAGCGGACATGTGACAGGGATCGATATGACAGAAGATCTG GTCACAGCGTCTCGCCAGTACATTGAGTATCATCAGAACAAGTTTGGCTATAAGGAGCCCAACGTCACCTTTGTCCTGGGGTACATGGAGAAGCTCAACGAGGCCGGCATACAAGATAACTCAATGGATGTTTTACT ATCCAACTGTGTCATCTGTTTATGTGCCGATAAAaaagctgtgctgcagcaaGCTTACAACGCCCTGAAG GAGGGCGGTGAACTCTACTTCAGTGACATGTATGCCAGCAAGGTCATTCCTGACCACATGAAGAAAGATCCACTCCTGTGGG GTGAAGGAATGGGTGGCTCTCTGTTTTGGAAGGATCTGATTTCACTGGCCCACAGTGTCGGCTTCAGCACGCCGCACCTTGTTTCATCAAGCTGCATTGTGGTCTACAACAATGAACTCAAGGCAAAAGCAG GTGACATCAACTACTCCTCCAGCACTTACCGCTTGTTTAAGCTGCCCAAAAGTCGGGTCATGACTCAGGCAACAGTTACCTATAAAGGAACTGTGGCAGATTTCCCAGATCAACTGGACTTTGATTCCTCCCACTGTTTCAAG AAAGATGTGGCAGTGGAGGTAAATGGAACGATGGCAACGATACTCCAGAGCTCCCGTTTCTCCCCGGACTTCAAAATCGAGATATCGGATAAACCTGATACGTCCAGCTCAGAGTCAACCCCCCAG TACTGCCACCTCGACCCATTTCTGCTGGCTGAGAAACTGGGATACTCAGTGGCTCAATGctccaaaacaaagaaagaaggatGCTGCTGA